AGCTATTGCTAACGATATTTTGTTATGCCATAAAACAACATGTGgcattattaaattttcatataaacGATTCTGGCAATGAGTTTATTAAACAATgagttttattcttattttgaTATATAGATACAAAGGTAAATGCAATCTGATGGTACGAGCACTATCTTTACAtagtacgatataatttgaattatatacattaatctatatatatctaCATTGCTGatcaagtaaaaaatattaattcaatcTGCATTTGTCACATCCATTACTTTCATCCATTGCTTTCACAGTCATAAATACATTGCTTAGTTATAAAATGATATACAAAGTATTTTTGTGCTGTAAATCCTTACTAAGTACTGGCATTTTTTACaagaataacattttattaagtACAATTAGGATagactatttctttttttttaacttggTGGTAACTCCAGACTGTGGCTTCTGCCAATCTAAAGGTTTACGACGATACATGGGCCACGGAGGAACTGTAATTAGAGCAGCCATCGCCAATCCTGCACCAAGGATATAAATTGTTTGTGAAAATTGTTGAATAACATATCCCCATATTAATCCAACTATCTGTAAAAAAAATGATTTGTAATCTTGAGCATATTCTGTACAgcgcaatatttttaaatacaatacTTTACTCCAAAAAGTGTTATGATGAGCCTTGATAATTTTTCTGCCCGAGCTTGACCATCATAGTCctgaaaaagaattttattcaaAGAAATATAGAGGAATTACCTGACTGAATTTTGACATATGGTGACACATAACCTAACCAAGAAGAAAACAAAAACTAAAGACAGttacatatattaataaattaacttACCATATGCGTTGGGACGGATTTAATATATTGCACCCAAGAACTcattttaaacaaatataaagCTAGTACTTCCACGCAATCAAACTACAGTATAGTCATAGATTTTGACTAACACGTTGGCAATTGTTATTATTCGTGTGAAAACTGTAGTGGTAGTTTCTTAGCAGCGCCAACTTTAACGAATTTGTAGAAAGTACAATGAACAAAATTTAATGTAATATCTACGTACATAAGTTGTATTTATAAGTATCTATGTTCAAGTTCGTAAATTTGTGTATCATTGCTGAAATAACCTGTGTTTTAAGCatggaaataaaagaaacatcAATGAAGATAAGACTTCGTAATCATAGCCTTCTTCGTGTGAGtcaaaattttagtttaatcaACGAActtataaaattgcaaaataatggccgttaaataatttatttccgcGTGAAAACAGCGTTCGATACATTAATTTCACTT
Above is a genomic segment from Bombus vancouverensis nearcticus chromosome 1, iyBomVanc1_principal, whole genome shotgun sequence containing:
- the LOC117153560 gene encoding signal peptidase complex subunit 1-like, with product MSSWVQYIKSVPTHMDYDGQARAEKLSRLIITLFGIVGLIWGYVIQQFSQTIYILGAGLAMAALITVPPWPMYRRKPLDWQKPQSGVTTKLKKKK